The following proteins are encoded in a genomic region of Brachypodium distachyon strain Bd21 chromosome 1, Brachypodium_distachyon_v3.0, whole genome shotgun sequence:
- the LOC100829229 gene encoding probable enoyl-CoA hydratase 1, peroxisomal: MAAASPDSGDLILVEPARPGSQVAVVTINRPEALNALTRSMMISLAAAFRRLGADDGVAVVVLAGRGRSFCSGVDLTAAEEVFKGDVTDTTANPVAQMELCPKPIIGAVAGFAVTAGFEIALACDLLVAGRSAKFLDTHAKFGIFPSWGLSQKLSRLIGPNRAREVSLTCMPVTAEMGEKWGLVNHIVDDSQVLSKAIEVAEAIARNNHNLVVLYKSVINDGLQLDMEHARALEKERAVNYYNGMTKEQFTNMQKFIQGRSSKAPSKL; encoded by the exons ATGGCCGCCGCATCGCCGGATTCCGGCGACCTCATCCTGGTCGAACCGGCGAGGCCGGGGTCCCAGGTCGCCGTGGTGACCATCAACCGCCCCGAGGCGCTGAACGCGCTGACGCGGTCGATGATGATCTCCCTGGCCGCGGCGTTCCGGCGGCTGGGCGCTGATGACGGCGTCGCCGTGGTGGTGCTCGCGGGGCGCGGCCGCTCCTTCTGCTCCGGGGTGGAcctgacggcggcggaggaggtgtTCAAGGGCGACGTCACTGACACCACCGCCAACCCCGTCGCCCAGATGGAGCTGTGCCCAAAGCCTATAatcggcgccgtcgccggattCGCCGTCACCGCGGGGTTCGAGATCGCCCTCGCCTGCGACCTCCTCGTCGCTGGCCGTTCCGCCAAGTTCCTCGACACCCATGCCAA GTTTGGGATATTTCCTTCTTGGGGTCTTTCACAGAAGCTCTCTCGTCTCATTGGGCCGAATAGAGCGCGAGAAGTGTCACTAACTTGCATGCCTGTCACTGCTGAAATGGGGGAGAAGTGGGGACTTGTTAACCACATTGTGGATGATAGTCAGGTGCTGAGTAAGGCCATAGAGGTCGCCGAGGCCATTGCAAGGAACAACCACAACTTGGTGGTGCTGTATAAATCAGTAATAAACGATGGGCTTCAGCTGGACATGGAGCATGCCCGAGCTCTTGAAAAG GAAAGGGCTGTCAACTATTACAATGGCATGACAAAGGAGCAATTCACAAATATGCAGAAATTTATACAAGGTCGGAGTTCTAAAGCACCATCAAAGCTGTAG
- the LOC104582375 gene encoding uncharacterized protein LOC104582375 produces MLIHESDGHSGGLLLMWKKECKIKVHDITANFIDVAVEDVVEWRLTGFYGEPKWEDKYKSWDYLRDLHGRRDSAWLVLGDFNEILFSWEKDGEVPRALRIRERLDRAVANEAWNELFPFAKVVNEGMTKSDHHPVTIDTEYLAGVHLSGGPAVRRFEARWLEEETEILLKIEVLLEQEEIHWIQRGRANWIRHGDSNTKFFHNFATAPKKKNTIKNLTDEAGVKWEDPDGMSNLIKSYFSGLFHSEVDEPDDDVFQKVKRKLGLNNFIIQSDNLQVVETMLDDGFSATAASAIFLDSRILFSDSFVFGTMIP; encoded by the exons ATGTTGATCCATGAGAGCGATGGTCACAGTGGTGGTCTATTGCTCATGTGGAAGAAGGAGTGTAAGATTAAAGTCCATGACATTACAGCAAATTTCATTGATGTTGCTGTGGAGGACGTCGTGGAGTGGAGGTTAACTGGTTTTTATGGGGAGCCGAAGTGGGAGGACAAATACAAATCGTGGGATTACTTGCGTGATCTCCATGGCAGGAGGGATTCTGCTTGGCTGGTCTTGGGTGATTTCAATGAGATTCTTTTCTCGTGGGAGAAGGATGGCGAAGTGCCCAGAGCGTTGAG AATTCGTGAGAGGTTGGATAGAGCTGTTGCTAACGAGGCTTGGAATGAGCTTTTCCCTTTTGCTAAAGTGGTAAATGAGGGGATGACAAAGAGTGACCACCATCCGGTTACCATCGACACTGAGTATCTTGCCGGAGTCCACTTGTCTGGCGGCCCGGCCGTTCGCCGGTTTGAGGCAAGGTGGCTGGAGGAAGAAACT GAGATCCTGCTTAAAATTGAAGTTTTGTTGGAGCAAGAAGAGATCCATTGGATCCAAAGAGGGCGGGCAAATTGGATCCGGCATGGAGACAGTAACACAAAGTTTTTCCATAATTTTGCCACTGCTcctaagaagaagaatactATTAAGAATCTTACTGATGAAGCGGGGGTGAAGTGGGAAGACCCGGATGGCATGAGCAACCTGATTAAATCTTATTTTTCTGGTTTGTTCCACTCGGAGGTTGATGAGCCAGATGATGATGTTTTTCAAAAGGTGAAAAGGAAG TTGGGACTTAATAACTTCATCATCCAGTCGGACAACTTACAGGTGGTGGAGACGATGCTTGATGACGGGTTCTCCGCAACAGCTGCTTCTGCTATTTTCCTTGATAGTAGAATCCTCTTCTCAG ATTCTTTTGTGTTTGGGACGATGATCCCCTAG
- the LOC100823342 gene encoding GDSL esterase/lipase At4g16230 isoform X1 has translation MPTHHSAMSTSHGWQSKMASRFTLWAWLALACVAGADPPATFIFGDSLVDAGNNNYIVTLSRANYLPNGIDFDGHQPTGRYTNGRTIVDILGQEMGLGGFVPPYMDPNTTGDVLFRGVNYASGGGGILNQTGSIFGGRINLDAQIDNYGSNRRDMIARHGEVAAVSQLRGALFSVTMGSNDFINNYLVPILSVPERAVTPPEAFINGMIAKYRQQLIRLYLLDARKVVVVNVGPIGCIPYLRDIMGTGVPSSAAGACAEFPNQLAQSFNRKLRALVNELSVSLAGSRFLYADAYRIVSDIIDNYRSHGFEVADSACCYVGGRFGGLVPCGPTSRYCADRSKYVFWDAYHPSDAANALIARRILDGDPADISPVNVRQLVFHA, from the exons ATGCCCACTCACCATTCAGCAATGAGTACTTCCCACGGATGGCAATCGAAAATGGCATCTCGTTTTACTCTATGGGCATGGCTCGCCCTCGCTTGCGTTGCCGGTGCTGATCCGCCCGCGACATTCATCTTTGGTGACTCGCTCGTGGACGCCGGAAACAACAACTACATCGTCACTCTGTCCAGGGCCAACTATCTCCCCAACGGCATCGATTTCGACGGCCACCAGCCGACTGGCCGGTACACCAACGGCCGGACCATCGTCGACATACTAG GGCAAGAGATGGGGCTAGGAGGGTTTGTGCCGCCCTACATGGACCCAAACACCACAGGCGACGTCCTGTTCAGAGGCGTCAACTACgcgtccggcggcggaggcatcCTGAACCAAACCGGGAGCATCTTC GGTGGGCGCATAAACCTGGATGCCCAGATCGACAACTACGGCAGCAACAGGCGGGACATGATCGCGCGGCAcggggaggtggcggcggtgagCCAGCTGAGGGGCGCGCTCTTCTCGGTCACCATGGGCTCCAACGACTTCATCAACAACTACCTGGTCCCCATCCTGTCCGTGCCGGAGCGCGCCGTGACGCCCCCGGAGGCCTTCATCAACGGCATGATCGCCAAGTACCGGCAGCAGCTCATC AGGCTGTACCTTCTGGACGCCCGCAAGGTCGTGGTGGTGAACGTGGGGCCGATCGGCTGCATCCCGTACCTGAGGGACATCATGGGGACGGGCGTCCCGTCGTCGGCCGCCGGGGCGTGCGCCGAGTTCCCGAACCAGCTGGCGCAGTCCTTCAACCGCAAGCTGCGCGCCCTGGTGAACGAGCTAAGCGTCAGCCTCGCCGGCTCGCGCTTCCTCTACGCCGACGCCTACCGCATCGTCTCCGACATCATCGACAACTACAGATCCCACG GATTCGAGGTGGCCGACTCGGCGTGCTGCTACGTGGGCGGGCGGTTCGGGGGGCTGGTGCCGTGCGGGCCGACGTCGAGGTACTGCGCGGACAGGTCCAAGTACGTGTTCTGGGACGCCTACCACCCCAGCGACGCCGCTAACGCGCTCATTGCTCGCCGGATCCTCGACGGCGACCCGGCGGATATCTCCCCCGTCAACGTGCGCCAGTTGGTCTTCCATGCATAG
- the LOC100823342 gene encoding GDSL esterase/lipase At4g16230 isoform X3, protein MVLEQGGRINLDAQIDNYGSNRRDMIARHGEVAAVSQLRGALFSVTMGSNDFINNYLVPILSVPERAVTPPEAFINGMIAKYRQQLIRLYLLDARKVVVVNVGPIGCIPYLRDIMGTGVPSSAAGACAEFPNQLAQSFNRKLRALVNELSVSLAGSRFLYADAYRIVSDIIDNYRSHGFEVADSACCYVGGRFGGLVPCGPTSRYCADRSKYVFWDAYHPSDAANALIARRILDGDPADISPVNVRQLVFHA, encoded by the exons ATGGTTTTGGAACAGGGTGGGCGCATAAACCTGGATGCCCAGATCGACAACTACGGCAGCAACAGGCGGGACATGATCGCGCGGCAcggggaggtggcggcggtgagCCAGCTGAGGGGCGCGCTCTTCTCGGTCACCATGGGCTCCAACGACTTCATCAACAACTACCTGGTCCCCATCCTGTCCGTGCCGGAGCGCGCCGTGACGCCCCCGGAGGCCTTCATCAACGGCATGATCGCCAAGTACCGGCAGCAGCTCATC AGGCTGTACCTTCTGGACGCCCGCAAGGTCGTGGTGGTGAACGTGGGGCCGATCGGCTGCATCCCGTACCTGAGGGACATCATGGGGACGGGCGTCCCGTCGTCGGCCGCCGGGGCGTGCGCCGAGTTCCCGAACCAGCTGGCGCAGTCCTTCAACCGCAAGCTGCGCGCCCTGGTGAACGAGCTAAGCGTCAGCCTCGCCGGCTCGCGCTTCCTCTACGCCGACGCCTACCGCATCGTCTCCGACATCATCGACAACTACAGATCCCACG GATTCGAGGTGGCCGACTCGGCGTGCTGCTACGTGGGCGGGCGGTTCGGGGGGCTGGTGCCGTGCGGGCCGACGTCGAGGTACTGCGCGGACAGGTCCAAGTACGTGTTCTGGGACGCCTACCACCCCAGCGACGCCGCTAACGCGCTCATTGCTCGCCGGATCCTCGACGGCGACCCGGCGGATATCTCCCCCGTCAACGTGCGCCAGTTGGTCTTCCATGCATAG
- the LOC100823342 gene encoding uncharacterized protein LOC100823342 isoform X2, with protein MPTHHSAMSTSHGWQSKMASRFTLWAWLALACVAGADPPATFIFGDSLVDAGNNNYIVTLSRANYLPNGIDFDGHQPTGRYTNGRTIVDILGQEMGLGGFVPPYMDPNTTGDVLFRGVNYASGGGGILNQTGSIFTSGKLESPLQLIWNGFGTGWAHKPGCPDRQLRQQQAGHDRAARGGGGGEPAEGRALLGHHGLQRLHQQLPGPHPVRAGARRDAPGGLHQRHDRQVPAAAHQAVPSGRPQGRGGERGADRLHPVPEGHHGDGRPVVGRRGVRRVPEPAGAVLQPQAARPGERAKRQPRRLALPLRRRLPHRLRHHRQLQIPRIRGGRLGVLLRGRAVRGAGAVRADVEVLRGQVQVRVLGRLPPQRRR; from the exons ATGCCCACTCACCATTCAGCAATGAGTACTTCCCACGGATGGCAATCGAAAATGGCATCTCGTTTTACTCTATGGGCATGGCTCGCCCTCGCTTGCGTTGCCGGTGCTGATCCGCCCGCGACATTCATCTTTGGTGACTCGCTCGTGGACGCCGGAAACAACAACTACATCGTCACTCTGTCCAGGGCCAACTATCTCCCCAACGGCATCGATTTCGACGGCCACCAGCCGACTGGCCGGTACACCAACGGCCGGACCATCGTCGACATACTAG GGCAAGAGATGGGGCTAGGAGGGTTTGTGCCGCCCTACATGGACCCAAACACCACAGGCGACGTCCTGTTCAGAGGCGTCAACTACgcgtccggcggcggaggcatcCTGAACCAAACCGGGAGCATCTTC ACTAGTGGAAAACTTGAGTCCCCCCTGCAGTTGATCTGGAATGGTTTTGGAACAGGGTGGGCGCATAAACCTGGATGCCCAGATCGACAACTACGGCAGCAACAGGCGGGACATGATCGCGCGGCAcggggaggtggcggcggtgagCCAGCTGAGGGGCGCGCTCTTCTCGGTCACCATGGGCTCCAACGACTTCATCAACAACTACCTGGTCCCCATCCTGTCCGTGCCGGAGCGCGCCGTGACGCCCCCGGAGGCCTTCATCAACGGCATGATCGCCAAGTACCGGCAGCAGCTCATC AGGCTGTACCTTCTGGACGCCCGCAAGGTCGTGGTGGTGAACGTGGGGCCGATCGGCTGCATCCCGTACCTGAGGGACATCATGGGGACGGGCGTCCCGTCGTCGGCCGCCGGGGCGTGCGCCGAGTTCCCGAACCAGCTGGCGCAGTCCTTCAACCGCAAGCTGCGCGCCCTGGTGAACGAGCTAAGCGTCAGCCTCGCCGGCTCGCGCTTCCTCTACGCCGACGCCTACCGCATCGTCTCCGACATCATCGACAACTACAGATCCCACG GATTCGAGGTGGCCGACTCGGCGTGCTGCTACGTGGGCGGGCGGTTCGGGGGGCTGGTGCCGTGCGGGCCGACGTCGAGGTACTGCGCGGACAGGTCCAAGTACGTGTTCTGGGACGCCTACCACCCCAGCGACGCCGCTAA
- the LOC100829530 gene encoding probable pectinesterase 67, with protein sequence MHDVPMARPTLLLPCILAAASAVLSSPLFCDAHGKTSGKSADIVNGPLLTTKLNAKRTLIVGPNDEFKTIQSAIDAVPVGNYEWIIVHLRSGIYTEKVVIPETKPFIFVRGNGKGRTSVSYESASPHNAESATFAVHADNVVVFGLSFRNAARAGLPNNPEIRTVAAMVSGDKVAFYHCAFYSPHHTLYDHTGRHYYESCYIQGNIDFIFGGAQSIFQTTEIFVKPDRRTPILGSITAQDRKVEQDSGGFVFLKGKVYGVGEVYLGRANEAYSRVVFVNTYLSKTINPAGWTNYGYSGSTEHVTLGEFNCTGPGADASQRVPWSRQLTQADAAKFLTVDFIDGKDWLPAFY encoded by the exons ATGCACGACGTACCCATGGCCCGGCctaccctcctcctcccctgcatCCTCGCTGCTGCGTCGGCGGTTCTGTCGTCGCCGCTCTTCTGCGACGCGCACGGCAAGACGTCCGGGAAGAGCGCCGACATCGTCAACGGGCCCCTCCTCACCACCAAGCTCAACGCCAAGCGCACGCTCATCGTCGGCCCCAACGACGAGTTCAAGACCATCCAGTCCGCCATCGACGCCGTGCCCGTCGGCAACTACGAGTGGATCATCGTCCACCTCCGCTCCGGCATCTACAC GGAGAAAGTTGTGATCCCGGAGACGAAGCCGTTCATCTTCGTGAGGGGCAACGGCAAGGGGCGGACGTCCGTCTCCTACGAGTCCGCCTCCCCGCACAACGCCGAGTCCGCCACGTTCGCCGTGCACGCGGACAACGTCGTCGTCTTTGGCCTCAGCTTCAGG AATGCGGCCCGCGCGGGGCTGCCCAACAACCCGGAGATCCGCACGGTGGCAGCCATGGTGAGCGGCGACAAGGTGGCCTTCTACCACTGCGCCTTCTACAGCCCCCACCACACCCTCTACGACCACACCGGCCGCCACTACTACGAGAGCTGCTACATCCAGGGCAACATCGACTTCATCTTCGGCGGCGCCCAGTCCATATTCCAG ACGACGGAGATCTTTGTGAAGCCCGACCGTCGGACGCCGATCCTGGGGTCCATCACGGCGCAGGACCGCAAGGTGGAGCAGGACAGCGGCGGCTTCGTGTTCCTGAAGGGCAAGGTGTACGGCGTCGGGGAGGTGTACCTGGGCCGCGCCAACGAGGCCTACTCCCGCGTCGTCTTCGTCAACACCTACCTCTCCAAAACAATCAACCCGGCAGGCTGGACCAACTACGGCTACTCAGGCAGCACCGA GCATGTGACGCTCGGGGAGTTCAACTGCACGGGGCCGGGCGCCGACGCGTCGCAGCGTGTGCCGTGGTCGCGGCAGCTCACCCAGGCGGATGCCGCCAAGTTCCTCACCGTCGACTTCATCGACGGCAAGGACTGGCTCCCGGCGTTCTACTAA
- the LOC100823648 gene encoding glycine-rich cell wall structural protein, giving the protein MGRVARCVRFSMLAALAVALVLGVVSEARLLEKQNLGGGGGFGGGGGFGGGGGLGHGGGLGGGFGGGKGGGLGGGGGLGGGGGFGGGAGGGLGGGLGHGGGLGGGLGGGGGAGSGLGGGLGHGGGLGGGLGSGGGLGGGAGGGLGGGAGGGLGGGAGGGGGLGGGGGLGGGAGGGLGGGAGGGGGLGGGAGGGLGGGAGGGGGLGGGAGGGGGLGGGAGGGGGAGGGLGGGAGGGGGLGGGAGGGGGFGGGAGGGGGLGGGAGGGGGLGGGVGGGGGLGGGGGAGGGFGGGAGGGGGLGGGGGKGGGLGGGFGVGGGSGGGAGGGFGGGAGAGGGGGLGGGGGGGFGGGGGIGGGH; this is encoded by the coding sequence ATGGGGAGGGTGGCGAGGTGTGTGCGGTTCTCCATGCTTGCAGCATTAGCCGTTGCACTTGTTCTTGGAGTGGTCTCCGAGGCAAGGCTCTTGGAGAAGCAGAACTtaggcggtggaggaggctttggaggtggcggtggctttggtggtggaggtgggctTGGTCATGGTGGAGGTCTTGGCGGTGGGTTTGGAGGCGGTAAAGGAGGTGGTCTAGGTGGAGGCGGTGGTcttggtggaggtggaggattTGGTGGTGGTGCGGGTGGTGGTCTTGGTGGAGGGCTTGGCCATGGTGGTGGTCTCGGTGGAGGCctcggtggtggcggtggggcCGGTAGTGGCCTTGGTGGAGGACTTGGGCATGGCGGCGGTCTCGGTGGAGGCCTCGGAAGTGGTGGCGGTCTAGGCGGTGGAGCCGGGGGTGGTCTTGGTGGTGGAGCTGGAGGTGGTCTAGGTGGTGGtgcaggtggaggaggcggactcGGAGGAGGTGGGGGCCTAGGCGGTGGCGCGGGAGGTGGACTCGGTGGTGGtgccggaggaggcggtggcctaggcggtggtgccggaggtggtctcggtggtggtgcaggtggaggtggtggactcggcggtggtgccgggggaggaggcggactcgggggtggtgccggaggaggcggtggtgccggaggTGGTCTCGGTGGTggtgccggaggaggaggcggactcgggggtggtgccggaggaggaggtggtttCGGGGGTGGTGCgggtggaggtggtggacTTGGGGGTGGCgctggaggaggtggtggcctaGGTGGTGGTGTgggtggaggaggtggactcggcggtggcggtggtgccggaggcGGATTTGGTGGTGgcgctggaggtggtggtggactaggcggtggtggtggcaaAGGTGGTGGTCTTGGCGGAGGGTTCGGTGTCGGGGGAGGATCCGGAGGCGGTGCGGGTGGCGGCTTTGGTGGGGGCGCCGgtgcaggtggtggtggcggcttgggcggcggaggtggtggaggctttggaggtggtggtggcatcGGTGGAGGCCACTAA